The genomic region TATGATGTTAAAAGGTAAGAGATAAAACCAGATTCAAACATTAGATCTCAtctacattttaatgtttccaCTTATTCCCTAAAATCTGAGTCAAATCCTGAACATGTGATAGATATCCTCTTATAAATCCCTCATATAGTTCTAAGACTGCCTCATGTCATTGTAACATACTTACACATGTCATAATTAAGTGCCTTTTATTGTTCAGCTGTTTGTGATGAAACCACGAGAGGTATCCAGGAACTGGTGGCCAAGCAGAGAACCACCAAGGCTAATAAGCCTCCTCTCCGGCGGACTCCTCCTGTCAGGTCCTTTGGCACAAGCAGACTACACTACCCACAGGTCAACTTGGTCATCATGCCCAGGCGGGTCTCTGGCCCTCCGCCGCTCCCTGCACATCTGCGAAGCCAGCTCCGTCAGCTTCTGTCTCAGGGTCCACTGAGGTTGTCCGAGTTAGAGCAGCGCTACGCACTCCGTTTTGGACGCCGGCTGCAGCCCGAATGCTGTGGCTATTACTCCCTTGCCGAGATGCTCGCCGCCTCGACTGATATGATCGCCGTTGAACAGAGCCGGAGTGGGTCCCTACTCAAGCTGAAGAGCTTTATTACCCCACTGAAGAGCTTTAATACCCCACTGAGGCCGGTGACACCCCGTCACAGTGCAGGAGATCCCCAGCACCATGTGTCCAGTTCAGCGAGCAGGCCGTCTCCAAGCTTAGGTGTGAAAGTGGAGTGGTACAATATGTCTTGGTTGATTTTATAGAGCTTGGTTTGGTGTGCGATTATCCTGAGTTTGACAGTAGCCACTTTTGACAGCATGTTCACATTTCTTTCAATACTGTAGCTTAATGGtttaaacaataaaaatgtttgtaaaatTGTTGTAGAAAATGTTGCAATGTTATTTATGATGTGGCTCTTTTGACCTATCCACCTCAGTTTCAAAGGAAAGTCGGCCTCAGACTGAAAATAAGAACAATGTAATTCAGCCACCTTTGTCAGAAGCGCCAACTACCAACACTGACAGGCAGGATGCGGAGTCGCCTGTGGATCGTCAGTTCTTTGAGAAGTCTATCTTAAAGGTTCATTTGTCTTGAGCTCAATCTATTTATCAATGTATCCATCACACAAATCATTTTAATTTAAAGTACCTGTCATTTGGAACCAAAATGACCATTGTTCAAATGAAACCATGACTTTTGTGACTAAAAGCAGCTGTTTCTgctatgtttctgtgtgcgagCAGCTTGAGGAGCAACTCCGGCAGCAGATCATTGAGTTTGGGGATGCGGGCACAGTCAGCCCGGAGTTAAAGGCCAAACTCCAGCAGGTCAGTCAGGGTATGAAGAAAACCAACCTCTTAAGCTACAGTTAGAAATGCCCTTTGACCTTTCTCTGTGTCGTGCGTCCCCAGATCGTGGCTGGAAACACCAATGGAATCGCCCTTCATCAGCTCCCCCTAGTGTACAAGGTAGGAAAGAAAGGCTTTGCCTGCGTTGCCATTGGGCAGATACTCTAGATACTGCTTTATTAAAGgtttagttctttttttttaaagcaaaagTTAGATAGGTACATCCAAaatcctccttttttttctctggaaaATCTTCTTGGTAACTGTAACAAAGATTCTGAAGAGTAATTGAGTATAGTTTTAGTAGAAGTGTTTAACAGCCAGATAATCTGCATGATTCAACAGCTGTATTTAATAATGAGAGTGACCAGTATTACACCAGAAATCCCTATTTGTGATTAGGTAGTTAAAGTTAGTGAATAATGAATAGTTACAATAATACTTGCAACCGTAGTGATGGTAAACATCAAGGATATCAACTTCCGTAATATCAGACATATCTCCTTTTCATGATGTCACTTGACCAAAACCGTGATCAGTGGGGCAAGTTTATTAGTGTAATGTAATCAATTGGGCTTTTGAGTTCTTTTGCTTTTCATGGTTTTAGTTTTTTAAGATCATACACCTCTCTGCCCTGTTGCCAAATCTGAGGGAAAGTAACTACGGACAACacattgtgtttatgtttgtttatgtttattaaggatccccattagtctacaccgtaGTGGAAACTATTCTTCCTGTGTTGTGCACAGGGAATCaaaatcacatgtgtgtgtgtgtgtgcaatcaggTTTAATTTCCAGTGTGGTGAGGTAGTCGTCCTGTCTCATATTTAGTGTGTTGTCCTGTGACCTCTGCTCAGAACATGtttggggaggacctgcccctgGCTGAGAGTGGCTTTGTGAACGTATCGGAGCTGGTGGGGGCCATGAGTGACGTCCTCTGCGTGAAACCTTACTCGGGTCCCCTGATGGTGATGCAAGCATCAGACACCTCTGAAAAGGGCCACTACTTCAGCTGCGAGGACTCCCACTGGGATAGAACTACAGAGGACGACACGACGGATGACCCTCAGGTCAACGCTGAGGAGAAGGTCAACAGCACTCTCCAACAGGTATGGCAACCTGCATCTGTGCGCAACCCTCTGCCTGTGAAGCTGTtaaacctttgtgtgtgtttgacgaaCTTTGTTGTAaattccattgtgtgtgtgcagggcatgtttgtgtgtacgtatggTTTTGTGTACATTGTATGTAGACCTGGTTGGGTGCCCTACATTTCTGTGCAGAAGTAGATGTACCTTCTcttggtacgtgtgtgtgtgtgtgtgtgtgtgtgtgtgtgtgtgtgtgtgtgtgtgtgtgtgtgtgtgtgtgtgtgtgtgtgtgtgtgtgtgtgtgtgtgtgtgtgtgtgtgtgtgtgtgtgtgtgtgtgtgtgtgtgtgcgcgacagtggtacaggaggtagagaagtcgtttagtaatcagaaggttgctagttcgattccctgtcgaagcgtccttgagcaagacactgaacccctaattgctcctgatgtgcagtgtgccatcagtgtaaatgtaaaaatgtgtatacatccttgtaagtcgctttggataaaagcgtctgctaaatgtaaatgtgtgtgtgtgtgtgtgtgtgtttgcctgtctgtaCACAGGTTTTGGAGCAGGTCCCTGTGGACTCTGTGGTGCCCCTGGATGCGGTGCAGAACCAGAAGCTGAAGGCCCCAAACCAGCGCGGCGAGAGGGAGCTGCTGCCCGTGCTGGTGGAGCACGTGGAGTCACCTGGACACTTCTACGTGCGCTTCGAGGGCCAGGAGTCTCGCATGCTGGAGGACATGATGCTGCAAATGAGGTTCCGCTCAGTGCATTCgatttgtcatttttttatttgtgccatatattatatatactacTTCAAGAGCAAACATTAAGAAACTCAGCTGGCTTGGTTCATAAGGAGCAGAGATGACAGATGAGCTGGCATGTATTACTGTCTTCAGGACCTTTAATGCATGCCCAGTGATGAGAGATGAGCTGGCCTGTATTACTGTCTTCAGGACCTTTAATGCATGTCCAGTGATGAGAGATGAGCTGACCTGTTTTACTGTCTTCAGGACCTTTAATGCATGTCCTGTGATGAGAGATGAGCTGGCATGTATTACTGTCTTCAGGACCTTTAATGCATGTCCAGTGATGACGGATGAGCTGGCATGTATTACTGTCTTCAGGACATTTAATGCATGTCCAGTGATGAGAGATGATGAGCTGACCTGTTTTACTGTCTCCAGGACCTTTTATGCATGCCCAGAGATGAGCCAGCGCTACAGGCTGCTGCAGGGCTTCCTGCGGCCGGGGCAGGTGTGCTGTGTGGCCCCCAGGGACATCTGGTTCTATCGGGTGGTCATCCTCCAAGTGCTGGACGGCCAGCAGGTGGAGGTGTACTACGTAGACTTCGGAGATGTTACCACCGTGGACAGCGACCGCCTTTGCTTCCTCAAGTGGGTACCTCTTTACTCTTACTCGGTCACTAGTCATTGATGTGCTTGCTTTTGTGGCACTAGCTGTATAGTCTGAAGGCTCTCGATGCATTTCATTTGATTGAAATATTGTGATGTACTCTGTTTTGATTTAAAATGATACGTCTATGCTAAACCTCAAGTAAATGTTCAGGGAGGCCCAACACAATGATGGTGGTGTTTATGAAATGTATAATTATAGAGTAGGAGGCATTACAACATGTCGAATGAAACTGAATGGCAGAGTCCTCATGTGCTACACTGCAAATAACAGTGAAAAGATTGTTTCCCATGTCAGGGCTTGCTACGCAACACTCCCCGCCCAGGCCATTCCATCATCCCTCTCAGGGGTCAAGCCAGTTGGGGTAATGTGGAATCCCATATTTGTCTCCTGTTGAAATTAGGCATTCTTCAGGATTGTTTGGCCTGTAACTACTAGGGATGTCACGAGAACCGATACTTACGGTACCTTTCGgtactaaaataacaaaacaccgaCGATGCCCATTTTTTGAAGTACCGTAAGCACCGTGAGCGCCGATACCAGctgtttttcacatgcagatgtcatttactattgtaaacgattcaactagtggaggcggccaggtgcgcagtgttgccagactggaaatggcgtatcgtatcaaaggctcagtcagtggaggataattatcatatctggcaacactgggaaggcggttgaccaatgacagtcctctctatagtcagagctcgcgcaaaaaggtggaatgaaagggagataccctttccaaaactacgtagtaactagtttgtgaaagacccagagaaacacaaatatccgacgaggcaaaatcccggacacttttggaatccctgccggatgcattttttaggtctcgaaattTGTTTTATGTCCGGGTAAatgaggacgtctggtcaccctactttgCAAACAATGCTACCGTGTTCCAGACCAAAGGAGGTAATACTTCCAATTTAGCAAAGCACCTGAAAGACCGTCTTCCGGATTTGTTTGAAGAATTCAAGAAGAGTTTTgattcatattaacaacatccaaagaatgcactttttcagtttttttttatctgtcatactgaaatacacgttacatgatGTTTAAGATGGTGGGCACGTGTGTTAAGCCATTGTATGTTATGTACGTAGTTTAGGTTAGCTATGCTGTAGTTTTAACGTTAGTCTATAGCCTACCTTggttagaaggagagagaaagagagcatgtatCTTGCAAGTATCATGTCAAAAGCGAAATTCACTGAATGTCCTAGTTTAATATAGTTACAACTGAATATGCAATTGGTTTGAAAAAACACGATTAcccaatttatttattgtttttgatGCCATAGACTCAATGTAGCCTAAAAGACGATTTGCGAGTAACAGCTGGAATTTCGCCGCGACCACActgaatattattttattttgtatttaatacgTCCTTTAAGAAGCTGTAGTCTTTAGGGGTGTGAAATGGTGTAAAAAATTATGCAATTTTGCCCAAACTCATGTTCATCTTGTTAGCTGAATGGCTGCACTGTTATatccactgttttgttttgcactgttgttgtttttgcacagTACCTGCCTGGAAGTCTGGAATGTGTCTGGGGACACTAGTTGTTGCACTATGACCATAAATTGCACTTTATTATGTTGTGATATACAAAACATGTGCAATAGAGCATGTCTTATGACATTTTGCTATCAAATATTTTAGTAAAGAAGTTCATGTTTCAAGTTGAAGTACAtggaaaatcctttttttttttttttaaccgtgGTATCGAAATTCGCATCGAGAATCGTGTTATTTTACTGGTATTGGTACCGACTACTGAatttttggtatcgtgacaCCCCTAAGTAACTACGTAAGAATGTCTATAAGTTGCAAGTTGTTAATACCATAGCTGATATGGat from Clupea harengus chromosome 10, Ch_v2.0.2, whole genome shotgun sequence harbors:
- the tdrd5 gene encoding tudor domain-containing protein 5 isoform X3; translation: MNVNQDQLFSALKKDVRSLLVSAKFGVAPDQLKRDYQALVGHPLPLRVLGFRHVLDMVKEMPDVVCVDYGKDGSMMLKAVCDETTRGIQELVAKQRTTKANKPPLRRTPPVRSFGTSRLHYPQVNLVIMPRRVSGPPPLPAHLRSQLRQLLSQGPLRLSELEQRYALRFGRRLQPECCGYYSLAEMLAASTDMIAVEQSRSGSLLKLKSFITPLKSFNTPLRPVTPRHSAGDPQHHVSSSASRPSPSLVSKESRPQTENKNNVIQPPLSEAPTTNTDRQDAESPVDRQFFEKSILKLEEQLRQQIIEFGDAGTVSPELKAKLQQIVAGNTNGIALHQLPLVYKNMFGEDLPLAESGFVNVSELVGAMSDVLCVKPYSGPLMVMQASDTSEKGHYFSCEDSHWDRTTEDDTTDDPQVNAEEKVNSTLQQVLEQVPVDSVVPLDAVQNQKLKAPNQRGERELLPVLVEHVESPGHFYVRFEGQESRMLEDMMLQMRTFYACPEMSQRYRLLQGFLRPGQVCCVAPRDIWFYRVVILQVLDGQQVEVYYVDFGDVTTVDSDRLCFLKACYATLPAQAIPSSLSGVKPVGGCWTASAIGCFQKLCCDRLLVAAIDCYRGAFMQLYLCDTHTQEDFYVHSTLQTEGHALPWAKAEYLETSCQSNPVSLYLGEGELQPVKIPESALEETHGITTLVPSSPEQCIHPVTKDNILESGSLPNVPVLESAPLPDIPVVEARALPAVPTVMTDTPETHSTDITEQDEVQPKVNPFEALLCKDVLISSDWDRGWNPDRNRSAEKPSPVMAHDDRIPKHESLPDSVSAVELSSPRTESSPPDPHTTPTLQHPHP
- the tdrd5 gene encoding tudor domain-containing protein 5 isoform X1, translated to MLFGKKVMNVNQDQLFSALKKDVRSLLVSAKFGVAPDQLKRDYQALVGHPLPLRVLGFRHVLDMVKEMPDVVCVDYGKDGSMMLKAVCDETTRGIQELVAKQRTTKANKPPLRRTPPVRSFGTSRLHYPQVNLVIMPRRVSGPPPLPAHLRSQLRQLLSQGPLRLSELEQRYALRFGRRLQPECCGYYSLAEMLAASTDMIAVEQSRSGSLLKLKSFITPLKSFNTPLRPVTPRHSAGDPQHHVSSSASRPSPSLVSKESRPQTENKNNVIQPPLSEAPTTNTDRQDAESPVDRQFFEKSILKLEEQLRQQIIEFGDAGTVSPELKAKLQQIVAGNTNGIALHQLPLVYKNMFGEDLPLAESGFVNVSELVGAMSDVLCVKPYSGPLMVMQASDTSEKGHYFSCEDSHWDRTTEDDTTDDPQVNAEEKVNSTLQQVLEQVPVDSVVPLDAVQNQKLKAPNQRGERELLPVLVEHVESPGHFYVRFEGQESRMLEDMMLQMRTFYACPEMSQRYRLLQGFLRPGQVCCVAPRDIWFYRVVILQVLDGQQVEVYYVDFGDVTTVDSDRLCFLKACYATLPAQAIPSSLSGVKPVGGCWTASAIGCFQKLCCDRLLVAAIDCYRGAFMQLYLCDTHTQEDFYVHSTLQTEGHALPWAKAEYLETSCQSNPVSLYLGEGELQPVKIPESALEETHGITTLVPSSPEQCIHPVTKDNILESGSLPNVPVLESAPLPDIPVVEARALPAVPTVMTDTPETHSTDITEQDEVQPKVNPFEALLCKDVLISSDWDRGWNPDRNRSAEKPSPVMAHDDRIPKHESLPDSVSAVELSSPRTESSPPDPHTTPTLQHPHP
- the tdrd5 gene encoding tudor domain-containing protein 5 isoform X2, with the protein product MLFGKKVMNVNQDQLFSALKKDVRSLLVSAKFGVAPDQLKRDYQALVGHPLPLRVLGFRHVLDMVKEMPDVVCVDYGKDGSMMLKAVCDETTRGIQELVAKQRTTKANKPPLRRTPPVRSFGTSRLHYPQVNLVIMPRRVSGPPPLPAHLRSQLRQLLSQGPLRLSELEQRYALRFGRRLQPECCGYYSLAEMLAASTDMIAVEQSRSGSLLKLKSFITPLKSFNTPLRPVTPRHSAGDPQHHVSSSASRPSPSLVSKESRPQTENKNNVIQPPLSEAPTTNTDRQDAESPVDRQFFEKSILKLEEQLRQQIIEFGDAGTVSPELKAKLQQIVAGNTNGIALHQLPLVYKNMFGEDLPLAESGFVNVSELVGAMSDVLCVKPYSGPLMVMQASDTSEKGHYFSCEDSHWDRTTEDDTTDDPQVNAEEKVNSTLQQVLEQVPVDSVVPLDAVQNQKLKAPNQRGERELLPVLVEHVESPGHFYVRFEGQESRMLEDMMLQMRTFYACPEMSQRYRLLQGFLRPGQVCCVAPRDIWFYRVVILQVLDGQQVEVYYVDFGDVTTVDSDRLCFLKACYATLPAQAIPSSLSGVKPVGGCWTASAIGCFQKLCCDRLLVAAIDCYRGAFMQLYLCDTHTQEDFYVHSTLQTEGHALPWAKAEYLETSCQSNPVSLYLGEGELQPVKIPESALEETHGITTLVPSSPEQCIHPVTKDNILESGSLPNVPVLESAPLPDIPVVEARALPAVPTVMTDTPETHSTDITEDEVQPKVNPFEALLCKDVLISSDWDRGWNPDRNRSAEKPSPVMAHDDRIPKHESLPDSVSAVELSSPRTESSPPDPHTTPTLQHPHP